A segment of the Candidatus Eremiobacteraceae bacterium genome:
ACGCGGCCCGATGGCAACGTGAACGCGATGCCCTGCGGTGTGGGTGCAAACGTGCATCCGCCGGCGCGGGCCACGTCTGTGATCCAAGTCAGGATGTCGGCTACCGCCATGATTTATCGCCCATATTTGTCATAGGAGCTCGCTTCGCGCAGCGGACAGCCGGCGCCCCCTCGCTTCGAATCAAAACGAAAGGATAACCGTGTCGTCGCCGCACAGCAGGCCGTCATGGACGGCATCACTTTCGTTCGTAGAATCCGCGATGAAGGCGTCGAGTATCCGCCGATCGGTTCGTTCGTCGGCTTTGTTCTCACAAAGATTGAAAAGGGGAGCTTGGAAGCGGTCGGCACGCCAACCGCGGCGCACTACAATCCGCTCGGTGTCGTCCATGGCGGATTCTCGTCAACGCTCATGGATCTTGCGCTTGGACTCGTATCGGTGACCGTACTGCCTTCCATGGATCACGGTGTGACCACGACCGATCTCAACCTTCGTTACGTGCGCCCGATTACGGAAACCACGGGTCCGATGACGGTGGTCGCGTCGGTGCTGCATGCCGGCAAGCGAATCGTGGTCGCCGAAGCATCGCTACGCGACGAAAATCATAAGCTCTACACGCTTGCCCAATCGACGCTGCTCGTCGTGGCCAGACGATAGCTCGGCGCCACTTGGCCGCGAGCGCGCGCAAAAACAAAGGGGCTGCCTTTCGGCTGCCCCTGGATTTGCGGATGTCGACCTTGCTCTAGTACAGGTCGACTTCGCTGAGGTTCTTCTCGATCTTCCGCTTGACGCGCTGAAGTGCGTTGTCGATAGATTTGACGTGGCGATTGAGGTCGCGCGCCATCTCCT
Coding sequences within it:
- a CDS encoding PaaI family thioesterase yields the protein MDGITFVRRIRDEGVEYPPIGSFVGFVLTKIEKGSLEAVGTPTAAHYNPLGVVHGGFSSTLMDLALGLVSVTVLPSMDHGVTTTDLNLRYVRPITETTGPMTVVASVLHAGKRIVVAEASLRDENHKLYTLAQSTLLVVARR